GTCGTGGGCGCCCGTCGCAGTGCAGATGGCCAGCGCGCTGCCGGCGCCGCCGTCGTCCCCAGGCGCTATGCGATCGGCCGGTTTTGCCCTTGTCCCGCCGGGCGGGAATCGTATCTTAGCCGGCGGGGTAGCTACCGGGGGTTTACCACCCGCACCAGCAGAGGCGGAAGACCATGCCACCCACCACCGTCGAGCTGAGCGACGAGAAGCGCAAGGCGCTGAGCGTGGCCATTGCACAGATCGAGCGCGCCTACGGCAAGGGTTCCATCATGCGCATGGGCGCGGACGGCGCGCGCATGCAGATCGAGGCGATTCCCACGGGCGCCATGAACCTGGACGCCGCCATTGGCGTGGGCGGCATTCCCCGCGGCCGCATCACCGAGATCTACGGCCCCGAGTCCAGCGGCAAGACCACGCTCTGCCTGCACGTGATCGCCAACGTGCAGAAACAGGGCGGCGTGGCCGCCTTCGTCGATGCCGAGCACGCGCTGGACATCGACTACTCGCGCAAGCTGGGCGTGGACGTGGACAACATGCTGGTCAGCCAGCCGGATACGGGGGAGCAGGCGCTCGAGATCGCCGAGGTCCTGATCCGGAGCAGTGCCGTGGACGTGGTGGTGATTGACTCGGTGGCCGCGCTGGTGCCGCGCGCCGAGATCGAGGGCGAGATGGGCGACACACATGTCGGCCTGCATGCCCGCCTCATGCGTCAGGCGCTGCGCAAGCTGACGGGAGCGGTCAACCGCTCGCGGACCTCCGTAA
This sequence is a window from Gemmatimonadota bacterium. Protein-coding genes within it:
- a CDS encoding DNA recombination/repair protein RecA; its protein translation is MPPTTVELSDEKRKALSVAIAQIERAYGKGSIMRMGADGARMQIEAIPTGAMNLDAAIGVGGIPRGRITEIYGPESSGKTTLCLHVIANVQKQGGVAAFVDAEHALDIDYSRKLGVDVDNMLVSQPDTGEQALEIAEVLIRSSAVDVVVIDSVAALVPRAEIEGEMGDTHVGLHARLMRQALRKLTGAVNRSRTSV